One window of Nicotiana tomentosiformis chromosome 11, ASM39032v3, whole genome shotgun sequence genomic DNA carries:
- the LOC138901812 gene encoding uncharacterized protein translates to MTATQYESRFVDLAHHALLLLPTEGERVRRFIEGLTHPIKLQMSKETGSEISFQAAANVAWRIEMVLAHERSQRSDKRPRQFGGFSGVSSGGRGNFGRGHPPRQFHSSLHASPDASESHSPIMPYSRQPTFSAH, encoded by the coding sequence ATGACtgctactcagtatgagtcccgttttgtggatttggcccatcatgctcttcttttactacctacggagggagagagagtgaggaggtttattgagggactcactcaccctatcaaacTTCAGATgtccaaggagaccggaagtgagatttcttttcaggcggctgctaatgtcgcatggaggatcgagatggttcttgcacatgagaggagtcagaggtccgataagaggcctcgtcagtttggtggtttcagtggtgtctCGTCTGGAggaaggggtaattttggtaggggacATCCTCCCAGACAGTTTCATTcatcacttcatgcatctcccgatGCTTCAGagagtcacagtcctattatgccttactctagacAGCCGACATTCAGTGCACATTAA